The following is a genomic window from Mycolicibacterium sp. TY81.
GCAGCTGGAAGCTGACGTCGGTGGTGGTGCCGCGGCGCCCCGTGACGACGTATTCGTGACCGGGCTGCACGCGGGTGCCGAAGTACATGGTGTCGGGGTTGTCGAGGCCCATCTTCTCGAACGGGCCGGTGCCGCTGTGCAGGAACGGGTGGTCCTTGTCGAAGTCGAACGCCACGTGCGTGCACGACGCGATGCAGCCGGCGAGGTATTGCAGGCCTTCGAGCAGGTCGGCTTCGGATTCGATGAACGGCGCTGCGGCGACGAGGCGCTCCGCCTCGGCGACGGCGTCGACGAACGACTGCGAAAACATTCGGTGGCACCCTTCCGTTCCAATATTGGAACGCATCGGTAGATATTCCGACTGAAGAGTAGAACGCGTTGCAGTCGTCGTCAATGCCGTGCAGCTCAGCCGGGGTGGCAGAACCCCCGACGGCGGTCCATATTTGGACCGCTGTCGTACATTGCTTGCCATGACGGACACCGGTCGCGCGTCGCCGCCCACCGCCCGCGTCGTCGCGGTGCTCGATTTCCTGGCCCGGCACCCCCACGAGCAGTTCGGGCTGTCCGAGTTGGCGCGCCGGCTCGACCTCAGCAAGCCCACGTGCCTGGGCATCGTCACCACCCTCGCCGAAGCCGGGTACCTGGTGCGCGATGCCGCAGAGAAGACCTACCGGCTGGGCCCGCGGTTGATCACGCTGGGCCACACCGCGCAGGAGTCCATGCGCATCAGCCCGGCCGCGCGAGCGGAACTGCGCCGGCTGTCAGAGGCGTTCAACGCCACGGCGGCGCTGTCGGCGGTGATCGACGATCGCATCACGCTGCTGGAACTCGTTGCGCCGCCGGGGAGTCCGGAGCCGGTGCAGGTCGGGCAGAGCTATCCGTTCGCCCCGCCCGTCGGGCTCATGTTCGTGCTGTGGGACGAGCGCGCCGTGCGCGACTGGCTGGCCAAGGAGCCCACCATTCCGCTGCGCACCGACAGTGCTCGACTGGAGCGCGTCATCGCCGAGTGCCGCGAATCGGGCTATCTCGTCGAACGGCTGACGCCCGGCGGCCGCCGGCTGTACGCCATGATGGCGGGCATGTCGAGCAACCTGCCCGACGAATTGCGGGTCCTGCTCGGCGAACTCGTCTCCGATATCGGTGAGCGCGTGTACCTGCCCAGCGAGTCCAGCGGCCGGTCCAAGCACGACATCAGCGTCATCGCCGCGCCGGTGTTCGACCATCATCAACGTCAGGTGATGGTGCTGTCACTGCAGATCGGCCACGCCCTCACCGATGCGGAGATCACCAAGCGGGCACGTGGACTGGTCGCCGCAGCTGCGACGCTGACGGCGCAGCTGGGCGGGTCGCAGCCCGGCTAGACGCCGTTCAGCACTGCCAGGGCGTCGGTCGGCGCGACCTGCAGGCCGCAGCGGTCCTTGTAGGCGGCCAGCGGAGCCTGGATGCCGCGCAGCGCGTCGGCCTCGTCGGGGTGGGCCTTGAAGTAGCTGTCGAACTGGCTCATGGCGGCGAATGCCGACTGCCGGGTGGCGTCGAGCAGCGCCGCGTCGGCATCCGGGTGCGCGGCGAAGTAGTCCGAGAGCTGCAGGGTCACCGTGCTGATGGTCTTGGACAGCGTCGCGGTGCTGCAGTCGGCGACGGTGGCGGCCGGCGCCACGGTGGTGGTCGTGGTGGTCGACGGCGCCGTGGTCGACGTGGTCGGCGTAGCCGAGGTGGTCGGGGTCGCGGCGGTGGTCGCCGTCGTGGTCGGCGACGCGGTGGCCGAGGTGGTCGGCGATGTCGGGCTCACCGGATCAGCGTGCACCTGGGGCGTGGCAATCGCGGCGCAGGCGGCGCCCAGAGCGATGAATCCGAGAGTGGAACGGCCGAACGTCACGGCACGAGTCATGGAGTCCTCCTTGGTCCTGGCCGCATCGGTCTTCCCCGGCCTCTGGGGGTAATTTCGCTCGCCACGGTGCTGCTGTTACACAAGCGACCGAAGTTGCAGGTCAGC
Proteins encoded in this region:
- a CDS encoding IclR family transcriptional regulator — encoded protein: MTDTGRASPPTARVVAVLDFLARHPHEQFGLSELARRLDLSKPTCLGIVTTLAEAGYLVRDAAEKTYRLGPRLITLGHTAQESMRISPAARAELRRLSEAFNATAALSAVIDDRITLLELVAPPGSPEPVQVGQSYPFAPPVGLMFVLWDERAVRDWLAKEPTIPLRTDSARLERVIAECRESGYLVERLTPGGRRLYAMMAGMSSNLPDELRVLLGELVSDIGERVYLPSESSGRSKHDISVIAAPVFDHHQRQVMVLSLQIGHALTDAEITKRARGLVAAAATLTAQLGGSQPG
- a CDS encoding hemophore-related protein encodes the protein MTRAVTFGRSTLGFIALGAACAAIATPQVHADPVSPTSPTTSATASPTTTATTAATPTTSATPTTSTTAPSTTTTTTVAPAATVADCSTATLSKTISTVTLQLSDYFAAHPDADAALLDATRQSAFAAMSQFDSYFKAHPDEADALRGIQAPLAAYKDRCGLQVAPTDALAVLNGV